The window TCGCGCGCGGGCGGCCAGCAAGTGGTCCAGCAATGCCTCGGCGCAGCTGCCGCTCTCCACCAGGTAGAGTTCCAATTCGACTTGCCGCTCGGCGCCGTCGATGGCCTCGAACATGCGCGGAAAGAAGCACTCTCCATCACAGAGCAGGGCGAAGCGATTGCCGCTTCGCCAGGGAAAGATCGGGCCGCTCACCGCGAGGCGAAGATCAGCACGGCGCCCACCGGCACCGACAGGCCGATGCTTTTCAGCCCGGCCAGTTTGCGCAGCTGGGCCACGCCCGGCGCCAGGCCGAAGTCAGCGGCATTGACCACCAGCGGCGAGAGAGTCACCACCTGGAAGCGGTGCTCGTCCAGGCGGGTGATCAGCACGTCGGTGCGGTAGTCCCTGGATTGTCCACGCAGCTCCAGACGCAGCGGCAGGCGCATCTCCATCTGCACGCCGCTGGCCAGATCGGTGATCGGCCGCAGGTCCAGGCGGGCGGTGATCCGCGCATCCGGGTACTTCTCGGTCTCGAACAGCTTCTCGCGCACCCGCTCGTCGCGCAGCGGAATGCCGGTGCTCACCGAGTCCATCTCGATGCGCAGCTCGGCCTGCCCCTGCTCGTCGACCTTGCCGTGCATCACCAGGAAGCGGCTCACCTCGGCGATGTCGGTGTTCTTGCTGGTGACGAAGGTCAGCCGCGACGACTCGTAGTCGAGGTACCAGGCGGCCTGGGCGGAAGCGGCGAAACAGGCCGCGAGGAGGAAGGCGAACAGCGAGCGCATGAAATCCCTTACATGAGAAACGGACGGATCAACGGCCAACGATAGCGGCCGCGCGGCGGCTTGCAAACCAGCCAAGCGGCGAGCCCATTGGGCAGGCGGCGGCGCCAATGGTTCAGTCGGCCAGCAGCGCGGGAATCCCCGCGACCAGCGCATCGATGGCGCAGCGGATCTTCGACGGCATGTAGCGGGTCTTGGGCCACACCGCATGGATGTCCAGCGGCGGCAACCGGCAGCGCCCCTTCACCACCACCAGCTCGCCACGCTTCACGTGCCGCGCCAGCAGCCAGGTCGGCAGGCGTGCCAGGCCAAAGCCGGCCACGGCGGCGGCGGTGATGGCCTGCAGGTCGTCCATGCTCAGCTGCGGGTCCATCTCGATGCGCCTGGCATAGCCGTCGTCATCACGCATGTCCCAGGGCGAGGTGACGCCCGCGACGGAATAGCTGATGGACGCGTGGCCGACGAGATCGTCCAGGTGGTCGGGCATGCCATGCTCGGCAATGTACGACGGCGCGGCGCCAATGCCGGTGTACTGCACGCCCAGCTTGCGTGCGGCAAGTGTGGCGCTGTCGCTCAGCGGGCCGATGCGCACGGCCAGGTCGATGCCCTCTTCCACTAGGTCGACGCGGCGGTCGGTGAACGACAGGTCGATCTTCAGCGATGGATACTGCCGCGCCAGCTCCAGCATCAGCGGCGCCACGCAGAGGTGGCCGAAGGAGATCGGCACACTGACCCGCAAGCGCCCGCGCGGCTCCCTGCGGCCGCCCTCCAGCGCCGTGTGCGCGGCGTCCAGCTCCGCCAGCGCGCGTACGCAGCTGTCGTAGAACACCTGGCCGTCGTCGGTGAGGTTCTGGCTGCGCGTGGTGCGCTGCAGCAGGCGCACGCCCAGGCGCGCCTCCAGCCGGGCGATGGCCTTGCCCACCGCGGAGCGCGTGAGATTCAGCCGCTCCGCCGCGAGGGCGAAGCTGCCGGCATCCACCACCTGGACGAAGGTGGCGATGCCATCGAGTCGGTCATCCATCGCCCTGCCCTTTTGCATCCTGAGAAGACCTAATGATGGGACGAAATGGAGCCAATGGGGAACCCCATTCTTTTCGACAATGGTGGCTCGCCAAACGGAGCCCACTCCCATGACTGCCCACCACAACCCCAGAAACCTCATCGCCCTGGCGGCGGTGTGCCTGTCCTCGATGATGTTCGGCCTGGAAATCTCCAGCGTGCCGGCCAGCCTGCCGGCGCTGGAGCGCGTGCTGCACGGCGACTTCCAGGACCTGCAATGGGTGATGAACGCCTACACCATCGCCGTCACCAGCGTGCTGATGGCCGCCGGCACCCTGGCCGACCGCTTCGGCCGCAAGCGCCTGTTCGTCATCAGCCTGGCGCTGTTCGGCCTCACCTCGCTGCTCTGCGGGCTGGCAACCAGCATGCCAGCCATGATCGCCGGGCGCTTCCTGCAGGGCGCCGCCGGCGGGGTCATGCTGATCTGCCAGGTGGCGGTGCTGACCAGCCAGTTCAGCGACCCGGCCGAGCGCGTCCGCGCCTTCGCCGCCTGGGGCGTGATCTTCGGCATCGGCCTGGGCTTCGGACCGATCATCGGCAGCGCCATCGTCGCCCTGGCCAGTTGGCAGTGGGTGTTCCTGGTGCACGGGCCACTCGCCCTGCTCACCCTGGCGCTGGCGCAGTACGGCGCGGTGGAATCCCGCGACCCGGACGCCGAAAGGCTCGACCTGGGCGGCATGCTGACCCTGTCGCTGGCCGTGCTCGGCACCGTCTTCTACATCATCCAGGGTGCCGACATGGGCTTCGCCAGCCCGGCCGCACTGACGATCCTGTTGATCAGCTTCGCCTGCCTGGTGGCCTTCATCGCCATCGAACGCCGCGTGGCGCACCCGATGTTCGACTTCTCCGTGCTGCGCATCCGCGCCTTCTCCGGCGCCATGTTCGGCTCGGCGGGAATGAACGTGAGCTTCTGGCCGTTGATGATCTACCTGCCGGTCTACTACCACGGCGTGCTCGGCTACGACGACGTGAAGGCCGGCTGGTCGCTCCTGTCCTATACCCTGCCGACGCTGGTGGTGCCGCCGATCGCCGAGCGTCTGGCCCATCGCTTCCAGCCCGGCTGGGTGATTCCGGGCGGGATGTTCGTGATCGGCGCCGGCTTCTTCCTGATGCTCTGGGGCAGCGCGGTGGACCACGCGAGCTGGCTGACGCTGCTGCCGGGCTGCGTGCTCGCCGGCATCGGCCTGGGGCTGACCAACACCACGGTGACCAACACCTCCACCGCCGCCGTACCCGCCGCCCGCGCCGGCATGGCCTCGGGCATCGACATGAGCGCGCGGATGATTTCCCTGGCGATCAACATCGCAGTGATGGGTCTGATCCTGCTCTGGGGCGTCGCCGCGGGACTGCCGGACGAGGCAGGCGACGAGCGTCTGCAACTGGCCGCCAGCATCGCCAGCGGCCAGTTGGGCAGCGACGATCCCGTCGGCGCACGGGCAGCGCTGGTGCAGGGCTTCGCCTGGGTGCTCGGGTATGGCGGCGTCAGCGCCTGGCTGTTCGCGGCGGGCAGTTTCCTGGTCTTCGGCGCACATCGGACGATGGGGCGTAGACTGGAAGTCGCCCGATCCTGAAACGCAGGAGAATCGCCATGAAGACCGCCCTGCTGTTCGCACTCATCCTCGCCACCTCCGCCAGCTGCGGGTTCGGCTTTCAGGTACAGCATCAGGCGCCCTCTTTCGCGGTCAGCGCACCGGTCTGATTGCACTTCCCGTATCCGCGATCAGCCGGCAATACCGGCATTGGATGGGTTCGTGAGCAAGCTCACTCCTACGAAGAGCTCCTGTAGGAGCGAGCTTGCTCGCGAACCGCTTGGCACGATGCTGATCGCGGACAGAGTCCGCTCCTACGAGATGCATCTGCGCTCGGGTTGGCCCTCACCCTAACCCTCTCCCAGGGGGAGAGGGGACCGTCCAGTGCAGGATGAAACTACTATGTCAGCCGGCACGATCTGGCTCCCTCTCCCTGAGGGAGAGGGCTGGGGTGAGGGGGAAAGCCCTGGCACAGATTCAGCCGGGACAAGATAGTTGCTCCTACAAAAGCCATCACGGCGCCTGCTTGATCACCTGGCGGAACCCCAGCACCGCGAACACCGGCACCTCCGGGGTGATCGACGGGAGGTTGGCGACCTCCTTGAGCGGCGCAAGCTTCTCCTCCAGATCGAAGTCGATCAGCTTGAGCACCAGCGGCTCCAGGGTCGTCACCTCGATACGCTCCTCGCTGGGCCGACTGACCAGCACTTCGGCTTTCAACCTGCGCTGCTGGCCGTGCAGGTCGAGGTTGAAGTCGATGGTTTCCGGCCGCGACTGGCCCACCTGCAGGTCATCGTAGAGGCTCAGGTCGAGCTGGCTGGTGATGGTTGCGTCCGGGTAGCGCTCGACCTCGAAGAAGGAGTTGCGCATGCGCTCGTCGCGCAGCGCCAGGCCGCTGTCGATGGAGGCCAGCGACACGACGAGGCGCACCGCGCCCTTGTCGTCGATCTGCCCGGAAAGCTGGTCGAAGCGCTGGACCTCCGCCATCTTGCCGCGCTTGACCGAGACAAAGCTGATCCGCGAGGTGTCGCCGTCCAGTTGCCACTCGGCCAGTGCCAGGGGGCTGGCCAGGATCAGCAGCGCCCCCATCAGCGCGCATTTCAGAGAAGACATCGTTCCTCCAGAGCGGGTCGCCCCCGCTCCGTGGAACGTACCCGTCAGTGGGTGCCCGAATCGGGCAATTCATCTGCCTGGGGCATCAGCTGGCATCCTTCGCGCGCGCCGAGCCAGGCGGCTGTCTGGGTACTGCCGAGGCCGCGGGCGGTCACCCGCTTGCGCGCTTCGTCGTCGAAGAATCCGCTGGTCGGCACGTACTGCTTCGTATAGGCCCGGCAATAGTCCGCCGAGTTCCCCATAACGTACCGGCAGGAGCAGTACTCCTTGGCGGTGTAGGCGCCGATGATGCCGGGGAAGGCGGCGAGGTGGACGCGGTTCTGCCAGGCCGTGGCGGCGAGCATGAGCACCAGCAGGACCAGCGCGGTGAGGACCGGATGACGACGGATCATGGCTGCACCTCCCCGTGGGCGAAGGCCGCCTGGGCGAGCTTGAGGAAGGCGTCATGCTGGTAGCTGCCGTCGCGGTCGTCGGCGTAGCGCACGATCACCAGTTTCTCCTCCGGGATCACGTAGAGCGCCTGGCCCCAGTGACCGAGGGCGGCGAAGGTGTCTTCCGGTGCGCTCGGCCAGGGCGCGGGAGCGCCGGCCACCGCGCGGTTCAGCCACCACTGGCCGCCGGGCACCGCTTCGCCGGGTTTTTCCGCCTGCGGTTTGTAGTTGGGGAATGGCGCAAGGACGAACTGCAGCCAGGCCTGCGGCAACAGCTGGCGGTCCTTCCAGCGACCGCCGCGTTGCATCAGCAGGCCGATGCGGGCCATGTCGCGGGCGGTCATGTAGGCGTAGGAGGAGCCCACGAAGGTGCCGCTGGCGTCGCGTTCCCACACCGCCGACTGGATGCCCAGGGGCTGGAACAGTGCGGTCCAGGGATAGTCCGCATAGGCTTGCGGGCCGACCATCTGCTTGAGGGTCGCCGAGAGCACGTTGCTGTCGCCGCTGGAATAGCGGAAGCGCTGCCCCGGAATCGCATCGAGCGGGAAGTCCGCGGCGAATTTCGCCATGTCATCGCGGCCACGGGTGTAGAGCATCGCCACCACCGAGGAGCGCACCGGGGCATATTCGTAGTCCTCCTGCCAGGCCAGGCCCGAGGCCCAGTTGAGCAGGTGGCGCATGTGGATATCGCGGTGCGCGGCGAACGGCGCGTAGTGGCTCGCCACCGGGTCGTCGAGCTGGAAACGGCCCTCGCCGAAGGCCACGCCGAGCACGCTGGCCATCACGCTCTTGCTCATCGACCAGGCCAGGTGCGGCGTCTGCGCGCGGGTCGGGCCGGCGTAGCGTTCGTAGATCAGTTGGCCGTCGCGGATCACCACCACGGCGTCGGTGCGCACGCCCTTGCGGGTTGTGTTGTTGCGGGTGGGGAAGGCGTAACTTTCGAAGGCCTGGACGGCGGCACCGCTGGGCGTGGTGCCGTGGGGCCAGTCGGCCTCGGGCCAGGTGTCGCTGCCAAAGGCGTGGCCACCGAGCAGGCAACTGGCGAGCGCCAGGGCACGCAGCAGCGGCCTGCGCGAGGGAAAGCGCGGGAAGGTGGGCATCAGGGGGCCTCTTGTTATCGGGTCGGCCCGCACCCTAGCACGGCGAAGATGACGGATTAAGCGCCGATCGTGCCTACTTCAAGGACGATTGGCGCAATCGGTCAGCGACTCTCGCGATCTGCTGCGCGTTGGCAGAACTGCGGCTCTCAGCGCGGTACCTGATAGTCCTCCGGCCCCAGCAGGTCCATGCCGCACTGCAGGTTTTCGATCCAGTAGAGGAAGGCGCTGATCATGGCCTTGCCGACGAAGGGCCGGCCGTGCTGCGGCACGATCATCTCGACGTCCATGCCGCGCACCATCGAAGCCCAGAGCCGGGCGACCTTGTTGGAGGCCATGTAGCGGCGGTGGAAGCCTTCCATGTGCGGCAGGTGCGCGGCAAAGTCCTGCACGGGGCTGGCGTCGTCCACCAGGGAGGCGCCCATGTCGCCGGAGAAGAGGATCTTGCTCACCGGGTCATAAACCTGGAAGTTGCCCACCGAATGCAGGAAGTGCGCGGGGATCATCTTCAGCTGGCAACGCCCCAGTTGCACGGACTCACCACGGTCGGGCAACGGGATGACCCGGTCATAGGTGGAGATGCCGTGGCTGACCGCCAGGTAGTTGGCCGTCAGGTGCGGCAGGAAGCGTGCCCAGAGCTTGGAGCAGATGACCTGGGCACGGGTGTGCAGCAGCCACTTGTCGAGCGCGGCGATGATGTCCGGGTCCTGGTGCGAGGCGAAGATGTAGTCCAGTTCCTGCAACGGGAACAGCTTGGACAGCTCCAGCGACAGCGGGGTGTAAGTAAGGTCGCCGCCCGGATCGAGCAACAGGCGCTTGCCATGGTCGACGATCAGGAATTGGTTGGACTGCACCCCATCGCCGCTCACCAGATCGTCGAAACACAGGCACTGGTGTTTGCCGTCGTCGAACAGCACGATGGGTTCGCGTCGCATGGGGGGATTTCCTGTCGAGAGTAGTGGGCGGAAAACAGTGGGTAGCCGTGCGGAAATTTCTGGGTACAACCTCAGAAACGGCCGCAAAGGCTAACCAGCCCGCCCCCGGTACTCACTGACCTGGATCAAGCCCCAACACCGCCCTCGCCTTTTCCAGGCGCTTGGCCCGTGCCACGCCGGCGATCGCCAGGACGCCACGGTCGCGCTGCCAGACTGCCGCCAGCGCCGGATCGGCCGTGGCGAACGCGGCATCCAGTGCCGCGGACAGCCCCTCGAACTGGCTGAACACCCCGGCCAGCAACAGATGGGTTTCCGCCTGGCCGGCCGGTTGCCGGCTCACCTCCGCGCAACCGGCCAGTACGCCGACCAGTCGCAGCGTCAGCTCCGCCGGCCAGTGCAGTTCGTTGGCCAGGCCGTAGAGCCAGGCGCAGAGGGCCGCCAGCACATGGGTGTCTTCCAGGGTGCGGAAGGGTTTGCTGTAAGTCTCCCAGCCATCCCCGGGCAGGCGCTCACAATGGGCGCCATCGAGCAGCAGGCGGGCATGGGGGATGTCCGGCAGCAACGGCAAGGCCGGCAACGGTTCAAGCGTCGCGCCGGGCGCGCCGGCCTGCACCACGGCCATCGCCAAGCGCGGGGCCTCGCCTTCGTCCTCATCGCGCGCCGCCACCAGCCACCAGGCTGCGCGGTCGGCGGCGGTGGCGAAGTCTTTCTGGCCATGCAGCACCAGGCCCTCCAGGCGGGTCTGCAGGTCCGCCGGGCGCACGCTCTTCTTCTCGGTCACGCACAGCGCGCCCAGGCTCAGCGGCGCCGCCGGCCACAGGGCGCGCAAGGCCGCCTGGTAACCGGCGAGAAAGGCCAGCCCCGGGGTGGCCGCCAGGCGTCCGCCGAGCACTGCCAGTTCGAAGCTGCCGACGGCGCCGGCGCGTTCGAGCAACTCGGCGTACCAGTCGTCCAGGGGGACTCCGGCGGGCAGTCGATCCTGCGGGCCGAGCAGGCATTTCCAGGGCATCGTGGCGCTCCTTCTCCAGGGCTTTCGTCGTTGTCATACAAGCATCACCGCACCGTCATGGGGGTGACACCGCTCATTCCTAGCCTGAGCTTGCACAACAAAGCCGACCGGCCGCAACCCGCATGGCCGGTTCACGGAGGCACTCGCATGAGTCAGATCGCCCTCTCCTGTGACACCCCGGCAGAACGCCGTCTCAAGGCCGTGCGTCTGCGCGGCGCCCGCGCCCTGCGCGAAGCCCAGGCCCTGCGTTACCGCGTGTTCAGCAGCGAGTTCGATGCCCAGCTCAAGGGCGCGGACCAAGGCCTGGACATGGACGACTACGACCGTCACTGCGCCCACATCGGCGTGCGCGACCTGAACACCGGCGCGCTGGTGGCCACCACCCGCCTGCTCGACCACTGCGCCGCCCAGCGTCTGGGCCGCTTCTACAGCGAGGAAGAGTTCGCTCTCGACGGCCTGGACGACCTGCAGGGCCCGGTGCTGGAAATCGGCCGCACCTGCGTCGACCCCGACTACCGCAACGGCGGCACCATCGCCGTGCTGTGGAGCGAACTGGCCGAAGTGCTCAATGAGGGCGGCTACCGCTACCTGATGGGCTGCGCCAGCATCCCCATGCGCGACGGCGGCATCCAGGCCCGCGCGGTGATGCAACGCCTGCGCGACCGTTACCTGTGCCAACAGAACCTGCGCGCCGAGCCCAAGACCCCGCTGCCGCCCATGGAAGTGCCGGACAACCTCACCGCCGAACTGCCGCCGCTGCTCAAGGCCTACATGCGCCTGGGCGCGAAGATCTGCGGCGAGCCCTGCTGGGACCCGGACTTCGGCGTCGCCGACGTGTTCATCCTGCTCAAGCGCGACGAGCTCTGCCCACGCTACGCCCGCCACTTCAAGGCGGCGGTGTGATGCGCAGCCTGCGCGCCTGGCTGCGCGTCGCCCGCCTCCTGCTGGTGCTGACGCTGGGCATGGCGCTGGCCTGCTTCGTCACCCTGCTGGAACGCCTGCCCGGCCGCGACTGGATGCCCTTGCGCCAGCGCCTGACCCGCTGGTTCCTGGCACGCCTCACCGCCGCCCTGCCCTTCGAGGTCAAGGTGCACGGCGAGCTGCCCAGCCAGCCGATGCTGTGGGTCTCCAACCATGTGTCCTGGGTCGATATCCCGCTGCTCGGCGCACTGTTGCCGCTGACCTTCCTGTCCAAGGCGGAAGTGCGCCAGTGGCCGGTGGCCGGCTGGCTGGCGGAAAAAGCCGGCACCCTGTTCATCCGCCGCGGCTCGGGCGATGCCCGGATGGTCAATGCGCAACTGGCCACCCAGCTCGCGCGCGGTCGTTCGCTGCTGGTCTTCCCGGAAGGCACCACCACCGATGGCCAGGGCCTGCGCACCTTCCACGGCCGCCTGATGGCCAGCGCCATAGAAGCCGGCGTGCCGGTGCAACCGGTGGCGCTGCGCTACCGGCGCAACGGCCAGGCGTGCGAACTCGCCCCCTTCATCGGCGATGATGATCTGGTCAGCCACCTGCGGCGGCTGTTCGGTAATGATCGGGGCGTGGTGGAAATCCACCTGCTGCCGGCACTGTCCAGCGCCCACCAGGATCGCAATCTTCTGGCGCAACAGGCGCGCAACGCGATCCACGCAGTGGTTTGCGACGTGCAGGAAGAACCGGCCATCGCGGCCTGATTCAAGCGGATTGAGAGCAGGAAGGGATGTGGGGATGTGGAGCCCGCCGTAACCTACGGCCGGCGGGTTCCCACTCTGACGAAACGGCTTTCGAACTGCGCCGGGCGGCACCCTCGAGCCGCCCGGTGAAGCCCGAAAACAGTCTCTAGCCGCCGGTCTCCGGCGGCACGACCAGGATGTCACAATCCAGCTCGCGCAGAGCGTAGTCGGCAACACTGCCGATCAGGGCACGCTTGATCCCGCCCATGCCCCGAGTGCCCATGACCAGCAGATCGGGCCGATGCTTGTCGACCATCCGCTGCAGCACGTTGCCCGGCAGCCCGACGGCCACCAGTTGTTCATCGATGCGATCGTCCAGGCGCTCCTCGCGCAGGAAGGTCTTCAGCTCATCCACGGCCTGGCGCGTCTCGGTGCTGACGAACTCGTCGACCCGCTCCTCACTGACCCCGGAGTACTGCATCATGCCCTTGGCCAGCGGGCTGAAGGCGTAGACCCCACGGCGCACGGCACCATCGAGCAGGCCCAGCGTCCCCGCGACATTCACCGCGTTGGCCGAGGCATGGGAAATATCCAGCGCCAGCAGCAGGTCGCGGTATTCGCCGTTCGCCGGCTGGTTGACCACCAGCACCGGCAGTTGGCCGGCGCGCAGCACGCGCTCGACCGTGGTGCCGACGAAGATGTCGCGCAGCACACTCTTGCGATGGGCGCCCATCACCAGCAGCTCAACGTTCTGGCCCTTGGCTGCGGAGAGAATCTCCTGATTCGGATCGCCGCGCTCGACCATCAGCTTCGGGCTGCTGCCGGCCAGCTCGGTGAGTTCGACCAGACGCGCCTCCAGCATCATCTTGACCTGGGTCGCCTCCTGCTCGACCAGCGCGGCCGGTTGGTCCTCATCGACGACGTAGAGTACGGTCCAGGGACAGGCGAAACGCTTGGCGAGTGCCGCCGCGCGGTGCAGGGCCTTTTCCGAACGGCCAGACAAATCCGTTGCGACCATTAACGACTTCATCTTGCTGCTCCTCTCGTCGTCCTTCAGATGGGTCTATTGCACACGCTCCGGCACACCAGGCGGTTGACGCACATCAAGTCAGGCCGGACCGTCCATCGATTCCGGCAGGCTCCTGACGTAGGACTGCAGCTCCGGATAGAACTCGCGGAAGTCGGCGCTCAGCGGCAGGTACAAGCGCTCCAGTTCGTCCCAGGCGCCGTCCAGCAGGGACGGACGCGACAGGCGCCGGGACATCCCGAACACCACGTCCTGCAGCACCTCGAACTGCCGATAACTGCCCAGCCAGTCCTGCGCGGCCATGCGCGGCGCAATGCGGGCCAGGCGCTCCGGCAAGCCGGGCGTGCGGCCCAGTACACCGTAGACCCGATGGGTGAACTGCTCCAGCGGCTCCTCGGAGAAGCGCCCCCAATCACGGGCCAGGCAATGGTCGAAGAACACGTCGAGAAGCACGCCCGCCATGCGCCGACGCTCCTGCGGGAAGCGCGTCTTGGCAATCTGTATCAAAGGATGACTGTCGGTGAAGGCGTCGATGCGCCGATGCACCCGGATGGCCGCCTCGATATCGGCAGGCCATTGGCCGGCGAGCGGGCCTTTGACGAAGTCGCCGTAGAGGCTGCCGAGCAGTTGGGCGGGCCGGTCGCCGCCCAGATGGAGATGCGCGAGGTAGTTCATGGGGCAGAGAGTAGCGCGGATTCATGCCCGACCGTAGGGCGTACAACCGTTCGCGGTTGTACGCCGATACGCCGTGGGCGATATTGGCTCCATGGCCGAGCCCGGCGTGCCCGTCATCGCGGCTCCGTGGCCCAGCCCGGCGTGCTTCTTCTGCCATGGCCAAACGGCGCATAACGTCGAACGCTATACGCCCTACGCCTGTCCCGGCGCGTGGGAGTCATCGCGAACGGAGTCCGCTCCGGCGACGGTGCCGAAGGCTAATATCACGGGTGTCGATCATTACTATCGCCTCAAACGAATTCATATCGTTTTTCACCGATATATAGTTCGTCTCAACGCGATATACCGATGTGCCCATGACTGAACAACCCCCTCTCGATCCTGGTATCGATCTCGACGAAATCTTCAAGGCCCTGGCTCACCCGGTGCGGCGTGACATGCTGCGCTGGCTGAAGGACCCGGAGCGCTACTTCGTCGAGCAGGAGCACCAGTCCTTCGAGATCGGCGTCTGCGCCGGCAAGTTCGACCAGCGCACCGGTCTGTCGCAATCCACCGTCTCCGCGCATCTGGCCACCCTCCAGCGCGCGGGCCTGGTGACCAGTCGAAAAGTCGGCCAGTGGAATTTCTTCAAACGCAATGAAGAAACCATCCAGGCCTTTGTTCGCCACCTGAGCGAAGCGCTGTAACCCGGCTACTGCCAGCCACACCACAACCCACTCTCCAGGAGCAGGCGCATGCCAACTTCGCTTCTCGTCCTCGCTTTGTCCGCGTTTGCCATCGGCACCACGGAATTCGTGATCATGGGCTTGCTGCCCGAGGTCGCGGGCGATCTCTCCGTGACCATTCCCGCCGCCGGCTGGCTGGTCAGCGGTTATGCCTTCAGCGTCGCCATCGGCGCGCCGATCATGGCCCTGCTCACCGCCCGCCTGCCGCGCAAGACCGCGCTGCTGATGCTCATGGGCATCTTCATCCTCGGCAACCTGCTCTGCGCGGTGGCCGCCAACTACGGCCTGCTGATGCTGGCGCGGATCATCACCGCACTGTGCCACGGCGCCTTCTTCGGCATCGGCTCGGTGGTTGCCGCCAGCCTGGTGCCGGCCAACCGCAAGGCGTCCGCCGTGGCCCTGATGTTCACCGGCCTGACCCTGGCCAACGTGCTCGGCGTGCCGGCCGGCACCGCACTGGGCCAGGTCGCCGGCTGGCGCTCGCCGTTCTGGGCGGTGACCCTGATCGGTGTTGTCGCGCTGATCGGCCTGTGGCGCGTGCTGCCGAAAAAGCACGACGAAGAAGCGGTGGATATGCGCAAGGAAGTCGCCGCGCTGCGCAACGGTCCGCTGTGGCTGGCGCTGGCCACCACGGTACTGTTCTCCGCGGCTGTCTTCGCTCCGTTCACCTACGTCGCGCCGCTGCTGGGTGAAGTCACCCAGGTCTCCCCACGCGGCATCACCTGGACCCTGGTGCTGATCGGCCTCGGCCTGACCCTGGGCAACATCATTGGCGGCCGTCTCGCCGACTGGCGCCTGGGCACCACCCTGGCCGGCGTGTTCGCCACCATGGCGATCGTCTCCACCGTGCTGAGCTGGACCAGCGCTTCGCTGATCCCCGCCGAGATCACCCTGTTCATCTGGGCCGCCGCCGCCTTCGCCGCGGTACCCGCCCTGCAGGTCAACGTGGTCCGCGTTGGCGGAGCCGCGCCGAACCTGGTCGCCACCCTGAACATCGGCGCCTTCAACGTCGGCAACGCCATCGGCGCCTGGGTCGGCGGCAGCGTCATCGACCACGGCCTGGGCCTGACCCGCGTGCCCCTGGCCGGCGCC of the Pseudomonas sp. PSE14 genome contains:
- a CDS encoding YceI family protein, with amino-acid sequence MRSLFAFLLAACFAASAQAAWYLDYESSRLTFVTSKNTDIAEVSRFLVMHGKVDEQGQAELRIEMDSVSTGIPLRDERVREKLFETEKYPDARITARLDLRPITDLASGVQMEMRLPLRLELRGQSRDYRTDVLITRLDEHRFQVVTLSPLVVNAADFGLAPGVAQLRKLAGLKSIGLSVPVGAVLIFASR
- a CDS encoding LysR family transcriptional regulator, translating into MDDRLDGIATFVQVVDAGSFALAAERLNLTRSAVGKAIARLEARLGVRLLQRTTRSQNLTDDGQVFYDSCVRALAELDAAHTALEGGRREPRGRLRVSVPISFGHLCVAPLMLELARQYPSLKIDLSFTDRRVDLVEEGIDLAVRIGPLSDSATLAARKLGVQYTGIGAAPSYIAEHGMPDHLDDLVGHASISYSVAGVTSPWDMRDDDGYARRIEMDPQLSMDDLQAITAAAVAGFGLARLPTWLLARHVKRGELVVVKGRCRLPPLDIHAVWPKTRYMPSKIRCAIDALVAGIPALLAD
- a CDS encoding MFS transporter — protein: MTAHHNPRNLIALAAVCLSSMMFGLEISSVPASLPALERVLHGDFQDLQWVMNAYTIAVTSVLMAAGTLADRFGRKRLFVISLALFGLTSLLCGLATSMPAMIAGRFLQGAAGGVMLICQVAVLTSQFSDPAERVRAFAAWGVIFGIGLGFGPIIGSAIVALASWQWVFLVHGPLALLTLALAQYGAVESRDPDAERLDLGGMLTLSLAVLGTVFYIIQGADMGFASPAALTILLISFACLVAFIAIERRVAHPMFDFSVLRIRAFSGAMFGSAGMNVSFWPLMIYLPVYYHGVLGYDDVKAGWSLLSYTLPTLVVPPIAERLAHRFQPGWVIPGGMFVIGAGFFLMLWGSAVDHASWLTLLPGCVLAGIGLGLTNTTVTNTSTAAVPAARAGMASGIDMSARMISLAINIAVMGLILLWGVAAGLPDEAGDERLQLAASIASGQLGSDDPVGARAALVQGFAWVLGYGGVSAWLFAAGSFLVFGAHRTMGRRLEVARS
- a CDS encoding YceI family protein, which encodes MSSLKCALMGALLILASPLALAEWQLDGDTSRISFVSVKRGKMAEVQRFDQLSGQIDDKGAVRLVVSLASIDSGLALRDERMRNSFFEVERYPDATITSQLDLSLYDDLQVGQSRPETIDFNLDLHGQQRRLKAEVLVSRPSEERIEVTTLEPLVLKLIDFDLEEKLAPLKEVANLPSITPEVPVFAVLGFRQVIKQAP
- a CDS encoding amidase, encoding MIRRHPVLTALVLLVLMLAATAWQNRVHLAAFPGIIGAYTAKEYCSCRYVMGNSADYCRAYTKQYVPTSGFFDDEARKRVTARGLGSTQTAAWLGAREGCQLMPQADELPDSGTH
- a CDS encoding serine hydrolase, with the protein product MPTFPRFPSRRPLLRALALASCLLGGHAFGSDTWPEADWPHGTTPSGAAVQAFESYAFPTRNNTTRKGVRTDAVVVIRDGQLIYERYAGPTRAQTPHLAWSMSKSVMASVLGVAFGEGRFQLDDPVASHYAPFAAHRDIHMRHLLNWASGLAWQEDYEYAPVRSSVVAMLYTRGRDDMAKFAADFPLDAIPGQRFRYSSGDSNVLSATLKQMVGPQAYADYPWTALFQPLGIQSAVWERDASGTFVGSSYAYMTARDMARIGLLMQRGGRWKDRQLLPQAWLQFVLAPFPNYKPQAEKPGEAVPGGQWWLNRAVAGAPAPWPSAPEDTFAALGHWGQALYVIPEEKLVIVRYADDRDGSYQHDAFLKLAQAAFAHGEVQP
- a CDS encoding MBL fold metallo-hydrolase, translating into MRREPIVLFDDGKHQCLCFDDLVSGDGVQSNQFLIVDHGKRLLLDPGGDLTYTPLSLELSKLFPLQELDYIFASHQDPDIIAALDKWLLHTRAQVICSKLWARFLPHLTANYLAVSHGISTYDRVIPLPDRGESVQLGRCQLKMIPAHFLHSVGNFQVYDPVSKILFSGDMGASLVDDASPVQDFAAHLPHMEGFHRRYMASNKVARLWASMVRGMDVEMIVPQHGRPFVGKAMISAFLYWIENLQCGMDLLGPEDYQVPR
- a CDS encoding acyl-CoA dehydrogenase family protein; this encodes MPWKCLLGPQDRLPAGVPLDDWYAELLERAGAVGSFELAVLGGRLAATPGLAFLAGYQAALRALWPAAPLSLGALCVTEKKSVRPADLQTRLEGLVLHGQKDFATAADRAAWWLVAARDEDEGEAPRLAMAVVQAGAPGATLEPLPALPLLPDIPHARLLLDGAHCERLPGDGWETYSKPFRTLEDTHVLAALCAWLYGLANELHWPAELTLRLVGVLAGCAEVSRQPAGQAETHLLLAGVFSQFEGLSAALDAAFATADPALAAVWQRDRGVLAIAGVARAKRLEKARAVLGLDPGQ
- the olsB gene encoding L-ornithine N(alpha)-acyltransferase codes for the protein MSQIALSCDTPAERRLKAVRLRGARALREAQALRYRVFSSEFDAQLKGADQGLDMDDYDRHCAHIGVRDLNTGALVATTRLLDHCAAQRLGRFYSEEEFALDGLDDLQGPVLEIGRTCVDPDYRNGGTIAVLWSELAEVLNEGGYRYLMGCASIPMRDGGIQARAVMQRLRDRYLCQQNLRAEPKTPLPPMEVPDNLTAELPPLLKAYMRLGAKICGEPCWDPDFGVADVFILLKRDELCPRYARHFKAAV